From Leptospira langatensis, the proteins below share one genomic window:
- a CDS encoding histidine kinase N-terminal 7TM domain-containing protein, whose product MSLFVFLLLFSSALFFYYRSERNKLALVFALLTITIALWCLLVFLGGLPLPRGLRTFILDITLIPIIFLPLFNNYIIRNYTRPHDLIPVPMGFMIAHTTAIVAFSALSVMGLVSPYYLDGDVVRYRGGLTYILLMLYIYVSTIWGLGRVVYNMVKGSYFVRLHSIYIFTGILLASIIAFTFLIALPSQEPNLSPVASFGMLAFLWFSWVPATKYRLFNVALTDFGQDFRNPRLSSIIVTINRFLLNKMDPIAYKDICDQYEKLKMEEIERIQMSGLYNMIRKTGNPVKYIVNTSEKIIKTLFP is encoded by the coding sequence TTGTCCCTTTTCGTTTTCCTGCTTTTGTTTAGCTCGGCTTTATTCTTTTATTACAGATCCGAGAGGAACAAGTTAGCTCTCGTTTTTGCTCTATTGACGATTACGATAGCTCTCTGGTGTCTTTTGGTATTCTTGGGGGGTCTGCCTCTCCCAAGGGGACTTCGAACCTTTATCCTGGACATCACCCTGATCCCGATCATTTTTCTCCCTTTATTCAATAATTATATTATTCGAAACTACACTCGACCTCATGATCTAATACCGGTCCCGATGGGCTTTATGATAGCGCATACCACTGCTATTGTTGCTTTTTCTGCTCTTTCCGTGATGGGTCTCGTTTCTCCGTACTATTTGGATGGGGACGTAGTCCGTTACAGAGGTGGTTTAACGTATATCCTCTTAATGCTGTATATCTACGTTTCTACCATCTGGGGTCTAGGAAGGGTAGTTTACAATATGGTTAAGGGAAGCTATTTCGTCCGTCTGCATTCCATTTATATTTTTACCGGGATCCTGCTTGCGAGTATCATTGCATTCACGTTTCTCATCGCGTTGCCATCGCAGGAGCCCAACTTAAGTCCCGTGGCCTCTTTTGGGATGCTTGCCTTCCTCTGGTTTAGCTGGGTTCCGGCTACGAAATATAGGCTGTTTAATGTGGCGCTCACCGATTTCGGACAGGATTTTCGAAATCCTAGGCTTTCTTCTATCATTGTCACGATCAATCGTTTCCTTTTGAACAAGATGGACCCGATCGCATATAAAGATATTTGCGATCAGTATGAAAAACTTAAAATGGAAGAGATAGAACGGATCCAGATGTCTGGTCTGTACAATATGATCCGAAAGACTGGAAATCCAGTAAAATACATAGTGAATACTTCGGAGAAGATCATTAAGACTCTGTTTCCTTAA
- a CDS encoding ion transporter, whose translation MTIDKFIIKNIVKSLIEYSVLIAFGLLVIYLDEIEFSGVNITYLIIFLTSMKSVYFFIKGFKKISEFSDLEVRYYEFLVFIAVNISMIIVSFGIDYFCLFRIDPNSFSGLPVGATNVGLSFKFFYFSLMIFTNIGIIKIIPETTESEILVILEAIVSFITIIFVLSDFLSLKESLSRKTPS comes from the coding sequence ATGACAATAGATAAATTCATCATTAAGAATATCGTTAAAAGCCTAATCGAATACAGCGTACTTATCGCTTTCGGCCTTTTGGTGATCTATTTGGACGAAATAGAATTTTCGGGAGTGAATATCACCTATCTCATTATCTTTCTAACTAGTATGAAATCGGTGTACTTCTTTATTAAAGGATTCAAGAAAATCTCAGAATTCTCGGATCTTGAGGTCAGATATTACGAATTTCTAGTATTTATTGCCGTAAACATCAGTATGATCATAGTTTCTTTCGGAATCGATTATTTTTGCCTGTTTCGGATCGATCCTAACTCCTTTTCTGGACTGCCTGTAGGTGCAACGAACGTAGGTCTTTCTTTTAAGTTCTTCTATTTCAGTCTAATGATCTTCACAAATATTGGGATCATTAAGATCATTCCGGAAACTACGGAATCGGAGATCCTAGTCATTTTAGAAGCAATCGTATCATTTATTACGATTATCTTCGTTTTATCTGATTTTTTAAGCTTAAAGGAATCTTTAAGTAGAAAAACCCCTTCTTAA
- the mgtA gene encoding magnesium-translocating P-type ATPase: MNETNTLSSFWSLSPDHCLQELNSSSKGLTSEEVEERVGIYGENRLTAKKRTSALGLLFNQFKSPIILLLFMAAGLSIIVQDAADAIIILGIVLASGLLGFWQEYGAMNAVEKLLAMVQITVSVYRDGASVELPLDQIVPGDILDLNAGNIIPADSLLIESKDLFVNEATLTGETFPVEKSLSDLKADTPLAKRINSLWMGTHIISGQAKAVVVKTGKDTEFGSISERLKLRPPENEFEVGVKKFGYFLLHITLLLVLGIFVINVLLERPVLEAFLFSLALSVGLTPQLLPAIISINLSHGAKKMAEKKVIVKRLSAIENFGNMNVICSDKTGTLTEGTVQFHSSLDPNGNQSEEVSLHAFINASFETGFINSIDEAIRKDLQFDLSKYTKTDEIPYDFIRKRLSILVSHDNSSILITKGALSNILDVCKFAREGANSQIPINTIQDKIQKQYEDLSAQGLRILGIASKDMGTFSRVSKSDEEGMVFLGLLVFHDPPKPMVHETITTLNQLGVSLKVITGDNRHVARSLCSQIGLQNTKVLYGEELNQVSDEALIHLVGDVNIFAEIEPNCKERIIIALKKAGNVVGYIGDGINDVSALHSADVGISVETAVDVAKNAADIVLLEKDLEVLVEGVRQGRVTFANTLKYVFMATSANFGNMFSMAGASLFLPFLPLLPKQILLTNFLTDFPEMTIATDEVDAEMISSPKRWDISVIRKFMLVFGLVSSFFDYLTFGVLQWILKVDPEQFRSGWFIESVVSASLIVLVIRTRDLFFRSRPGRPLFIATLLVILATILFPYTPIAKAFELVPLPLEFLGILFVIVLLYVSMAEVAKKFFYKRVKI, translated from the coding sequence ATGAATGAAACAAACACACTCTCCTCATTTTGGTCTCTTTCTCCCGATCATTGTCTACAGGAACTAAACTCTTCATCCAAAGGCTTAACGAGCGAGGAAGTGGAGGAGCGGGTCGGAATATACGGGGAGAACCGCTTAACTGCCAAGAAGAGGACCTCGGCTCTCGGTCTATTATTCAACCAGTTCAAGAGTCCGATCATCCTTCTTCTTTTTATGGCTGCGGGACTTTCCATTATCGTTCAGGACGCAGCGGACGCGATCATCATTCTTGGGATCGTTTTAGCCAGCGGACTCTTGGGCTTTTGGCAAGAATACGGAGCCATGAATGCAGTGGAGAAGCTTTTGGCAATGGTGCAGATCACCGTTTCCGTGTATAGGGACGGTGCCTCTGTAGAATTGCCGTTAGATCAGATCGTTCCTGGCGATATTTTGGATTTAAATGCCGGGAATATCATTCCAGCAGACAGCCTTCTCATCGAATCCAAGGATCTATTCGTGAATGAGGCAACTCTCACCGGGGAAACTTTCCCTGTGGAGAAATCACTTAGCGACCTAAAAGCAGACACACCCCTTGCAAAGAGGATCAATTCCCTTTGGATGGGAACTCATATCATTAGCGGCCAAGCAAAGGCAGTCGTTGTAAAGACAGGCAAGGATACCGAGTTCGGAAGTATTTCGGAAAGATTAAAGCTCCGTCCGCCCGAGAATGAATTCGAAGTGGGAGTAAAGAAATTCGGATATTTCCTTCTCCATATCACTTTGCTTTTGGTACTCGGAATCTTTGTGATCAATGTTCTTTTGGAACGTCCTGTCTTAGAGGCGTTCTTGTTCTCTCTCGCGCTTTCTGTAGGATTGACTCCTCAGCTTCTGCCTGCGATCATCAGCATTAATCTTTCTCATGGCGCAAAGAAAATGGCGGAGAAGAAAGTCATAGTGAAACGACTTTCGGCCATCGAGAATTTTGGGAATATGAATGTGATCTGTTCCGATAAGACCGGAACTCTCACAGAAGGCACGGTCCAATTCCATTCTTCTTTGGATCCGAACGGAAATCAAAGCGAAGAAGTTTCTCTGCATGCTTTTATCAATGCTTCCTTTGAGACAGGCTTTATCAATTCCATTGACGAGGCGATCCGAAAGGACTTGCAATTCGATCTCTCAAAATATACGAAGACAGACGAGATCCCATATGATTTCATTCGGAAAAGACTGAGCATATTGGTATCTCATGACAATTCTTCCATTCTGATCACGAAGGGTGCTCTTTCTAATATTCTAGACGTTTGCAAATTTGCAAGAGAAGGAGCAAATTCCCAAATACCAATAAACACGATCCAAGATAAGATCCAGAAACAATACGAAGATTTAAGTGCCCAGGGACTTCGTATCTTAGGAATTGCAAGTAAGGATATGGGAACTTTCTCTCGAGTTTCCAAATCGGACGAGGAAGGGATGGTCTTTTTAGGTCTATTAGTTTTTCATGATCCTCCTAAACCCATGGTGCACGAGACAATCACTACCTTGAACCAGTTAGGGGTTTCTCTGAAAGTAATTACAGGCGACAACCGACACGTAGCTCGTTCTCTTTGCTCACAGATCGGATTGCAAAATACAAAGGTATTGTACGGAGAAGAATTGAATCAAGTCAGCGATGAGGCCTTGATCCATTTAGTAGGAGATGTGAATATCTTTGCGGAAATCGAACCGAATTGCAAAGAAAGGATCATCATCGCACTTAAGAAGGCTGGGAACGTCGTAGGTTATATCGGAGACGGGATCAATGATGTATCCGCTCTGCATTCTGCGGATGTAGGAATATCCGTTGAGACAGCGGTAGATGTCGCTAAGAACGCGGCGGATATTGTTCTATTGGAAAAAGACCTGGAAGTCTTGGTGGAAGGAGTAAGACAAGGGCGCGTAACGTTTGCGAACACCCTAAAATATGTGTTCATGGCAACTAGCGCGAATTTTGGGAATATGTTCAGTATGGCAGGGGCTTCCTTATTTCTTCCATTCTTGCCGTTATTGCCTAAGCAGATCCTGCTTACTAATTTTCTGACCGATTTTCCGGAAATGACGATAGCCACAGACGAGGTGGACGCGGAGATGATCTCTTCTCCAAAACGTTGGGATATTTCGGTGATCCGAAAATTCATGCTGGTTTTCGGGTTGGTGAGTTCCTTCTTCGATTATTTGACGTTTGGTGTCTTACAATGGATCCTAAAAGTAGATCCGGAGCAATTCAGGAGCGGTTGGTTCATTGAATCTGTGGTTTCCGCTTCTCTTATCGTGTTAGTGATACGAACTAGAGATCTATTCTTCCGAAGTAGGCCAGGAAGACCTCTTTTTATTGCGACACTACTCGTGATCCTTGCCACAATCCTATTCCCGTATACTCCGATTGCAAAAGCGTTCGAGCTAGTTCCTTTACCTTTAGAATTCTTGGGGATCCTATTCGTGATCGTACTTCTATACGTAAGTATGGCGGAAGTAGCAAAGAAATTCTTTTATAAAAGAGTGAAGATCTAG
- a CDS encoding c-type cytochrome: MKKLLKIVGAILILFPIVLIGFLYLAFPKINPPEEIQARQDRENIERGRYLANHVSACIDCHSTRDWKRFSGPLLPESIGEGGEIFDQKIGFPGSFVAPNITPASLGTWTDGEILRAISSGISKNGRPLFPVMPHPAYGKMSKDDLLSIIAYLRNIAPIQKENEVSKPEFPFSLILRTIPQPAEFSSSPKKEDKIAYGKYLFNAAACSECHTKKDKGKPVEGMDLAGGFEFPLPNGTKIVSSNITPDKETGIGHWSEEKFVERFKSMEPPRYQPHLVKDGERQTIMPWTMYAGMTKDDLAAIFAYLQTVKPISNKI, translated from the coding sequence ATGAAGAAACTATTGAAGATAGTCGGAGCGATCCTGATCCTTTTTCCCATCGTATTGATCGGATTCTTATATCTTGCCTTTCCGAAGATAAACCCACCGGAAGAGATCCAAGCTAGACAAGATCGTGAGAATATTGAAAGGGGAAGATATCTTGCCAATCATGTCTCCGCTTGCATCGATTGCCACTCCACAAGGGACTGGAAAAGATTCTCGGGGCCTTTACTTCCGGAATCCATTGGAGAAGGCGGTGAGATCTTCGATCAAAAGATCGGGTTTCCTGGTTCTTTCGTTGCACCAAATATCACTCCTGCTTCCCTCGGGACTTGGACGGACGGAGAAATCCTTCGTGCGATCTCGAGCGGGATTAGCAAGAACGGTCGCCCTCTATTTCCTGTCATGCCTCATCCTGCATATGGCAAAATGTCTAAGGACGACCTACTTTCCATCATCGCATATTTAAGGAATATTGCTCCGATCCAAAAGGAGAATGAGGTTTCTAAACCTGAATTTCCCTTTTCTCTCATCTTAAGGACGATCCCGCAACCTGCGGAGTTTTCTTCCTCGCCTAAGAAAGAGGATAAAATCGCTTACGGCAAATATTTGTTCAACGCGGCAGCTTGTTCCGAATGTCATACGAAAAAAGACAAAGGAAAACCGGTAGAAGGGATGGATCTGGCCGGTGGATTTGAATTTCCTTTGCCAAACGGTACTAAGATCGTTTCTTCCAATATTACTCCTGACAAGGAAACGGGTATCGGTCATTGGTCTGAAGAAAAATTTGTAGAACGGTTTAAAAGTATGGAGCCTCCTCGTTACCAACCTCATTTGGTAAAGGACGGTGAGCGTCAGACCATCATGCCTTGGACCATGTATGCAGGGATGACCAAGGACGACTTGGCTGCGATCTTTGCCTATTTGCAGACTGTGAAACCTATTTCGAATAAAATTTAA